The nucleotide window CGGGACTGGTCAATTCCCTAAGTTTAAGGAAGATGTTTACCAGTTACGTGACGAAGAAATGACCCTGATTCCAACGGCCGAGGTGCCGTTGGTCAACTATTACCGAGACGAAGTTATTCCAGAAGAAGACTTGCCAGTCTGGTTCACCGCTTTAACACCTGCTTTCCGTTCTGAAGCTGGGAGTGCTGGTCGTGATACCCGGGGATTAATCCGGTTACATCAATTCAATAAAGTTGAAATGGTGAAGTTCTGTAAGCCAGAGAATTCTTGGGATGAATTGGAACACTTGACGAAGCATGCCGAAGACCTGCTACAAAAGTTAGGCTTGGCTTACCACGTGATTACGTTGACCACCAGCGACATGAGTTTTACGGCCGCTAAGACCAATGACCTAGAAGTTTGGTTCCCAGAACAAAACACGTACCGAGAAATTTCAAGCTGTTCTAACACGACGGACTTCCAAGCACGGCGAGCACATATCCAATATCGTGATGACAATGGAAAGTTGCAATACGTCCACGCCTTGAACGGTTCTGGATTAGCTGTTGGCCGGACGGTCGCTGCCATCTTAGAAAACTATCAAAACGCCGATGGCTCTGTAACGATTCCAGAAGTGTTAGTTCCTTACATGGGTGGCGTTACGAAGATTACGAAGTAATTAAGCCAGTTTTAGCTAAATATAAGTTCGATGACGGGACTAATGACCACTTGGTGGGTCATTGGTCCCGTTTTGTTGTGCGTGGGCTTATACGGGCTGTTAAGGGGACTGTCTAGCAATACGCTGCCGTCTAAATGGTCAGACACTACCTGTGAGGCCCGGACTAAGCCAAAAGGTGCCTTTAAACTTATAAGTCTTACTGGTCGTGTTTTGAGGAAACAGGGGAGATCATCCAGGGACATGGGAGCAATTGCGGTATCGTCAGCGTAGGTCAGTGGCGAAATCTAAAATGGTGAAATACGCTGGGCTGCTTCCAAGGCGTTCATTGACCAACCATACAAGTGAATAGGGAGCAAATTCAGAAGACTAGTAGCGGATTATTGATAACTATGCAGTCGCGTTGGAAAGATTCATTTTCAAGGTGGAGATGGGAAATGGTTCAGAGGATAGGCTGACAGTCTAGACTGATCCTTAAAGAGATAGGTGTAAAGGTAAGAATTGCGGCTGCTAATGGCGGTCAGCCAGCCTTGTAGCCGGAATTTTTACGATTAAAAACCGCCTACTACTGGGAATTTACTTGCGCTGGACAAACTTTTTGCAAAAAAATGCAAAAAGGGGGTAGCT belongs to Levilactobacillus yonginensis and includes:
- the serS gene encoding serine--tRNA ligase; amino-acid sequence: MLDLKLIRTEPDFIKEKLATRGVDPAEIDDLLALDEKRRSLIVKSETMKAQRNTVSDEISQLKRNKQDADDKITEMRQVSADIKEIDNDLDELKNQVHDAAAHLPNIPDDNVPVGLTEDGSVELRRWGEKPNMDFTAKAHYEIGEDLGILDFEAGAKVSGSRYLYYLGLGARLERAVYNFFLDQNTEAGFKEVLPPYIVNDDSMYGTGQFPKFKEDVYQLRDEEMTLIPTAEVPLVNYYRDEVIPEEDLPVWFTALTPAFRSEAGSAGRDTRGLIRLHQFNKVEMVKFCKPENSWDELEHLTKHAEDLLQKLGLAYHVITLTTSDMSFTAAKTNDLEVWFPEQNTYREISSCSNTTDFQARRAHIQYRDDNGKLQYVHALNGSGLAVGRTVAAILENYQNADGSVTIPEVLVPYMGGVTKITK